One stretch of Oncorhynchus keta strain PuntledgeMale-10-30-2019 chromosome 18, Oket_V2, whole genome shotgun sequence DNA includes these proteins:
- the LOC118397495 gene encoding SH3 domain-binding glutamic acid-rich protein-like isoform X44: MVIKVFLASSSGSTAIKKKQQDVLGFLEALKVDYAPLDIACNEDNRMWMRENVPVEKKPTNGIPLPPQIFNEESYCGDYETFFDAKEDNAVFAFLGLPPPPGSKEAKEAEKAFILENGPVENGTVEIETVESETVENGTDDAEDEENLEAEEVDEENLDDDSLKREVPMEEFNGDEHTEEVEAEVGGETGEEAAEEATEEDAAAEEKVAKEEEEAVEDTEKATKDTVIGSQNPVLWHLLSSISLILSFPLPQGFVSLELLLSSSPSQLWTILTHCYIDCPITVSNDCSVAVSVDCSIIPSICWMFNLCSGAVNCNLFVGCFVFLF; this comes from the exons ATGGTTATAAAAGTATTTCTAGCTTCTTCATCAGGATCAACAGCG ATCAAAAAGAAGCAACAGGATGTGCTTGGGTTCCTGGAGGCCCTGAAAGTGGACTACGCTCCATTGGACATTGCCTGCAATGAGGACAACCGCATGTGGATGAGGGAAAATGTCCCTGTAGAGAAAAAGCCCACCAACGGGATCCCCCTACCCCCTCAGATCTTCAATGAAGAGAGCTACTGTGGG GACTACGAGACATTCTTTGACGCTAAAGAAGACAATGCAGTGTTTGCCTTCCTGGGTCTGCCACCTCCTCCAGGATCCAAG GAAGCGAAAGAGGCTGAAAAGGCATTTATCCTTGAGAATGGGCCTGTTGAAAATGGGACTGTTGAGATTGAGACCGTTGAGAGTGAGACCGTTGAGAACGGAACTGATGATGCTGAGGATGAAGAGAACCTTGAAGCTGAGGAGGTTGATGAGGAGAATCTTGATGATGACTCACTA AAAAGAGAGGTTCCGATGGAGGAGTTCAATGGAGATGAACACACAGAGGAGGTGGAAGCAGAGgtgggaggagaaacaggagaggaggcagcagaaGAGGCCACAGAAGAAGACGCCGCCGCAGAAGAGAAGGTggcaaaggaggaggaggaggcggtcGAAGACACAGAGAAAGCCACAAAAGACACTGTAATTGGCTCCCAGAATCCCGTGCTGTggcatctcctctcctccatctctttaaTATTGTCTTTTCCTCTACCTCAGGGTTTTGTTTCCCTCGAGCTCCTgttgtcctcttctccttctcaacTCTGGACCATACTAACCCACTGTTATATTGACTGTCCCATAACTGTTTCAAATGACTGTTCTGTAGCTGTTTCTGTTGACTGTTCTATTATACCTTCGATCTGTTGGATGTTTAACCTCTGTTCTGGTGCAGTTAACTGTAATCTCTTTGTTGgctgttttgtatttttgttttaa
- the LOC118397495 gene encoding SH3 domain-binding glutamic acid-rich protein-like isoform X48 has product MVIKVFLASSSGSTAIKKKQQDVLGFLEALKVDYAPLDIACNEDNRMWMRENVPVEKKPTNGIPLPPQIFNEESYCGDYETFFDAKEDNAVFAFLGLPPPPGSKKREVPMEEFNGDEHTEEVEAEVGGETGEEAAEEATEEDAAAEEKVAKEEEEAVEDTEKATKDTVIGSQNPVLWHLLSSISLILSFPLPQGFVSLELLLSSSPSQLWTILTHCYIDCPITVSNDCSVAVSVDCSIIPSICWMFNLCSGAVNCNLFVGCFVFLF; this is encoded by the exons ATGGTTATAAAAGTATTTCTAGCTTCTTCATCAGGATCAACAGCG ATCAAAAAGAAGCAACAGGATGTGCTTGGGTTCCTGGAGGCCCTGAAAGTGGACTACGCTCCATTGGACATTGCCTGCAATGAGGACAACCGCATGTGGATGAGGGAAAATGTCCCTGTAGAGAAAAAGCCCACCAACGGGATCCCCCTACCCCCTCAGATCTTCAATGAAGAGAGCTACTGTGGG GACTACGAGACATTCTTTGACGCTAAAGAAGACAATGCAGTGTTTGCCTTCCTGGGTCTGCCACCTCCTCCAGGATCCAAG AAAAGAGAGGTTCCGATGGAGGAGTTCAATGGAGATGAACACACAGAGGAGGTGGAAGCAGAGgtgggaggagaaacaggagaggaggcagcagaaGAGGCCACAGAAGAAGACGCCGCCGCAGAAGAGAAGGTggcaaaggaggaggaggaggcggtcGAAGACACAGAGAAAGCCACAAAAGACACTGTAATTGGCTCCCAGAATCCCGTGCTGTggcatctcctctcctccatctctttaaTATTGTCTTTTCCTCTACCTCAGGGTTTTGTTTCCCTCGAGCTCCTgttgtcctcttctccttctcaacTCTGGACCATACTAACCCACTGTTATATTGACTGTCCCATAACTGTTTCAAATGACTGTTCTGTAGCTGTTTCTGTTGACTGTTCTATTATACCTTCGATCTGTTGGATGTTTAACCTCTGTTCTGGTGCAGTTAACTGTAATCTCTTTGTTGgctgttttgtatttttgttttaa
- the LOC118397499 gene encoding guided entry of tail-anchored proteins factor 1-like, whose amino-acid sequence MAAGCAWFLVLGSVFLCNLFKTLLPTISSFLLKVLQKDAEQERDMRAEIQEMKKEHNSVSMMDEFARYARLERKINKMTDKLKTHVKSRTAQQAKMKWMVNIGFYILQAALMISLIWNYYADPVTVVPSKWIAPLEQLVAFPSGVAGGVGITCWLVMCNKVASIGLHAIS is encoded by the exons ATGGCTGCTGGGTGCGCTTGGTTCCTGGTGTTGGGATCTGTCTTTTTGTGCAATCTCTTCAAAACACTCTTGCCGACTATTTCCTCTTTC ctaTTGAAGGTCCTTCAGAAAGATGCTGAGCAGGAGAGGGATATGCGGGCTGAGATCCAGGAGATGAAGAAGGAGCACAACTCCGTTAGCATGATGGATGAGTTTGCCAGATACGCCAGACTAGAGCGCAAAATCAACAAGATGACTGACAAGCTGAAGACACATG TCAAGTCTAGAACTGCTCAACAAGCCAAAATGAAATGGATGGTGAATATAGGTTTTTACATCCTCCAG GCTGCTCTGATGATCTCCCTGATTTGGAATTATTATGCTGACCCAGTGACTGTTGTACCCAGTAAGTGGATTGCCCCCCTGGAGCAGCTGGTGGCATTCCCATCTGGAGTAGCAG GTGGTGTTGGAATCACATGCTGGCTGGTGATGTGCAACAAAGTGGCGTCTATTGGTCTACATGCAATTAGCTAA
- the LOC118397500 gene encoding high mobility group nucleosome-binding domain-containing protein 3-like isoform X2 — translation MPKRSKANNDTEVEPKRRSTRLSSKPTTPAKAEPKAKTPVKAAAKPKKVKAVVEKAKPEEKKEDPEEEATPAENGEAKAEEAAEEEDADADEPEKEEDEAE, via the exons ATGCCGAAAAGAAGCAAA GCAAATAATGACACTGAAGTCGAG CCAAAGAGGAGATCCACGAGGTTATCATCT AAACCCACTACTCCAGCTAAAGCAGAGCCTAAGGCGAAG ACACCAGTCAAGGCAGCAGCCAAACCCAAAAAGGTAAAGGCGGTAGTAGAGAAGGCCAAGCCTGAGGAGAAGAAAGAAGATCCTGAGGAAGAAGCAACACCGGCAGAAAACGGAGAGGCCAAAGCTGAGGAG GCAGCAGAAGAGGAAGATGCTGATGCAGATGAGCctgagaaagaggaggatgaggcAGAATAA
- the LOC118397500 gene encoding non-histone chromosomal protein HMG-14-like isoform X1: protein MPKRSKANNDTEVEPKRRSTRLSSKPTTPAKAEPKAKTPVKAAAKPKKVKAVVEKAKPEEKKEDPEEEATPAENGEAKAEEEAAEEEDADADEPEKEEDEAE from the exons ATGCCGAAAAGAAGCAAA GCAAATAATGACACTGAAGTCGAG CCAAAGAGGAGATCCACGAGGTTATCATCT AAACCCACTACTCCAGCTAAAGCAGAGCCTAAGGCGAAG ACACCAGTCAAGGCAGCAGCCAAACCCAAAAAGGTAAAGGCGGTAGTAGAGAAGGCCAAGCCTGAGGAGAAGAAAGAAGATCCTGAGGAAGAAGCAACACCGGCAGAAAACGGAGAGGCCAAAGCTGAGGAG GAGGCAGCAGAAGAGGAAGATGCTGATGCAGATGAGCctgagaaagaggaggatgaggcAGAATAA